The Ketobacter alkanivorans genome includes the window GCCTTGGAGGCATCGGTATCGTCCACACAGACCAGATACGAAAAGTTATTTGCCAGGCGCTCCAGATCCTTGATCGAACGGTTCTTGATGAGTTTGCGGATAACCAGATGTATTCCTTTCTGAACGGCGTGTATACCGGCGTCAGTGGCTCGTTTCAAGGTAGAGGAGATATTCGCCAGTTGAGCAGGGCGTTCGTAATAGGCGTCAAACCCTGCATCGGTAATGGCAATCAGCGTCTCTGCGGCCTGTTCGCACAGTTTGCGTGTGTCGCCTCCCAGATTGATCGCCGTAATCGTGTCGATCACCTGCTGATACAGAGATGGGTCAATGGGGTAACCAAAATAACGAATTTCCCGATGTTTTGATGCCGTTGTTTTCATTTTATTTTCCATTTCGCTATATTGCTGCTTAGCCTGTGGCAGATGCAGCATCATAATACAGAGTGTTTCTTAATGTAATTTGCCATAGAAACCTTGCCTGTGGGTCAGCCGGTCAGCCGCGTATGCCTGCATCCATTACTTTATACCTGTTAAGCACACTAAATGACTGATTTAACACATCTGGACGCCCAAGGGCGCGCCAACATGGTGGATGTCACCGATAAAGACATCACCTCTCGGGAAGCAACAGCAGAAGCCTTGGTTAGAATGCAGGCTGAAACCCTTAACTTGATTACTGAGGGCAAGCACAAGAAAGGAGACGTGTTTGCAGTGGCTCGTATCGCGGGCATTCAGGCAGCCAAAAAAACCAGCGACCTGATTCCTCTGTGTCACCCACTGATGCTGTCATCGGTAAAAGTAGAGCTGACGCCTCTACTTGATCAGAATGCGGTTCTTATCACGGCAGTTTGCAAGCTGGCAGGGCGCACCGGCGTCGAGATGGAGGCCCTGACCGCGGTTTCCGTTGCGGCCTTAACGCTGTATGACATGTGCAAGGCGGTTGATAAAGGCATGGTGGTTGAGCAGATCAGACTGATTGAAAAGCTGGGTGGAAAGAGTGGCCACTGGCAGGCAGAAAAGGAATCAACATGATCAAAGTACTGTTCTTTGCCCGCGTGCGGGATCAGGTCGGTTGCGCTGAGCTGGACATCGAATTACCGGCCGGTGTATCCGACGTGGCGGGTTTTACTGCGACTGTCAAAGCCATGGGTGCCGCGTTCGAACAAGCGCTGTCTGAGCCCAATGTTTTGATTGCAGTAAACCAGGAAATGGCGAATTCGCAAATGACCGTGGAAGATGGCGACGAAATTGCTTACTTTCCGCCGGTTACTGGAGGCTGATGTGGAAACTCACGTGCATGGGAGCGTCGATACCCTCATCAACATTCGCGTAGAGCCTCAGGGTTTCGATGTCGGCGCAGAATACAACCTCCTGCGGGAGCGATCCGAAAACAGCGGTGCAATCGTTTTGTTTACCGGGTTAGTGCGCGATTTTAATGCGGATGGAGCCATCGACGGCATCATTTTGGAGCATTATCCTGCCATGACACAGAAAACGTTGCAGACGATTGTGCAGCGGGCGCTAAGCAAGTGGCAGTTAGATGCGGTCACCATTATTCACCGGGTTGGCAAATTGCTTAACCATGATCAGATCGTACTAGTGGGGGTTTCTGCTCGTCATCGCGAAGCCGCTTTTGATGGTGCCAGCTTCATCATGGATTTCCTCAAGACAGAGGCACCATTCTGGAAGAAAGAAGTCACCCCGCAAGGCGACGCACAATGGGTGGACGCGAAAGTTTCAGATCAGCGGGCTCGTGAGCGCTGGTGACGCGGCTTTTGTTGTTTGCTGGATTCAGGGGCGGCTTTGCGTGATTTGGCGGGCTTGTTAGATGTGGTTTTTGAGGCTGCTTTCAATAGATTCTCGGGCACCGTTTCGATGCAGGATTCACCGGGCTGTAACGACCCGATAGACCAAGGTCCAATTGCGGCGCGCACCAGGCGCAGGGTAGGGTAGCCCACCGCAGCGGTCATGCGTCTAACTTGACGGTTACGGCCTTCGCTGATGGTCAGTTGGATCCAGCTGGTAGGAATATTGACCCGGCGTCGAATGGGCGGGTTGCGCTGCCATAACACACTTGGCTCGCTTATTCTTTCGGCCAAGGCCGCGCGGGTTTTGCCATCTTTCAGCATTACCCCGTGTCGCAATTGCGCCAGTGCTTGCTCGGAAACTTCTCCTTCCACTTGAGCCCAATAGGTTTTAGGCAGCTTGTGTTTGGGGTCGGTCAGGCGGTGTTGCAATTGGCCATCACCGGTCAGTAACAAGAGTCCTTCAGAATCGTAATCCAGTCGACCTGCAGGATAGATAGACGGCTGTTGGATATACTCAGCAAGGGTGGTTTTGCCCTCGTGAGGGGAAAACTGACATAGCACTTGAAAGGGCTTATTAAGCAATATAATTCGATTTGAAGACAGCGTTGGCTTATACATTATGTGATTGATTAATGGTCAGTTATCGCGAATTTCATGAGGCGAAGATACACAGAATTCTGTATACTTCGCGTACCTAAACCGTAATTGTATGTAAATAGGGAGTAAAAAACGACATGGGGTACCAAAAGATTAGGGTCCCAGCAGATGGTGACAAAATCACCGTTAACGCTGACCTGTCCCTGAATGTCCCGAACCATCCCATCATTCCTTATATCGAAGGAGACGGGATCGGTGTGGATATCACGCCGGTAATGCTGAAAGTTACCGACGCAGCAATAGAAAAAGCCTATGGCAACAAGCGTTCCATCGCATGGATGGAAGTTTATTGCGGCGAAAAATCTACGAAAGTGTATGGCCCCGATGATTGGATGCCAGAAGAAACCTTTGAAGCGTTGCGCGAATACATCGTGGGTATCAAAGGCCCACTCACCACACCAGTAGGTGGCGGTATTCGATCGTTGAACGTGGCACTGCGTCAAGAACTCGATTTGTATGTGTGTCAGCGCCCGGTGCGCTGGTTCCGTGGTGTGCCAAGCCCGGTGCATTGCCCAGAAAAAACCAACATGGTGATTTTCCGTGAGAACTCGGAAGACATCTACGCCGGTATCGAATGGAAAGCCGATAGCGAGCAAGCCAAGAAAGTCATCCGCTTCCTACAGGAAGAAATGGGCGTGACTAAAATCCGCTTCCCAGAAGGTTGTGGTATAGGCATCAAGCCGGTTTCAAAAGAAGGCAGCCAGCGCCTGGTTCGTAAAGCGATCCAGTACGCGATTGATAACGATGAAACCTCGGTTACCCTGGTTCACAAGGGTAATATCATGAAATACACCGAGGGTGCCTTTAAGGATTGGGGTTACGAATTGGCGGTAGAACGCTTTGGTGCTGAGCCTCTGGATGGCGGCCCATGGCACACCTTCAAAAACCCAAAAACCGGTCGTGACATCATTGTTAAGGATGTGATCGCAGATGCCTTCCTGCAGCAGATTTTAATGCGCCCTGACGAGTACAGCGTAATTGCAACGCTGAACCTCAATGGCGATTATATTTCTGATGCGTTGGCGGCAGAAGTGGGCGGTATCGGTATTGCCCCTGGTGCCAATATCGGCGGCAGTGTTGCGGTGTTTGAAGCAACTCACGGTACTGCTCCCAAGTATGCAGGCCAAGACAAAGTTAACCCAGGCTCTTTGATCCTCTCGGCCGAGATGATGTTGCGCCACATGGGTTGGACTGAAGCGGCAGATCTTATTATCAATGGTATGCAAGGCGCTATCGAAGCCAAAACCGTCACCTACGATTTTGAGCGTTTGATGCCCGATGCAACTCTGTTGCGTTGTTCCGAGTTTGGTGATGCCATTATCAGTCACATGGAAGACTGATAGCGGCATCAACGCCCGGTTAAAAAAGAAAAGGCTGTCGTTGAACAGCCTTTTTCTTTTTTAGGGTGCAGGGTTGGCGAACGTTGGTTTCAGCAAATAGCCCAAACCTCGCCATCTGTCTGAAATTAATCAGATAAATGTGCGATTTTGAAACCTTTAAAGCGTTTTACAGTCTAAAATAACAAGACACCCTCGGGGAGGGTGGTTGTTATTGAGATTGATTAAACGGCTTCGGCGTGGATCGTGTGGTGCAACTCAGTCGCACCAACTGGATCGTCGGCGTAGGTTTCCTGTTCGGAGGTGCTATCTTGATCTATACCGATAATCGCGATGTTAACGGCATGAAGACCTTTTGGCGCTTCCCTTTCATCGTAGGTAACTTGCTGTCCCGCTTTCAGGCTTCTGTACCCATCCATGCAGATGTAGGAGTAATGAACAAACAAATCTTCTCCACCTGTGTCCGGACGAATGAAGCCGTAACCCTTGGCGTTATTGAACCATTTCACTTTCCCGGTTGCCATAACTCAAGTCCTTCTGTTGGGACTACCTCAGTGTCGGTAGCCATAAGTCAATTGTTATTATTTTTTACTGTCGAGGTACAAACACTAAGAAATGTACTTCGCAGACGTGATTTGTGTTAACTTTTGTTAAACACAAGCCCCAATCATCATGATTGTGAAGTATTAGTCAAGTGTTTTTGCTGTTGAGCTGACCAGCGTAGCCCGAATATGGGTCAGTTATGAGGACTTAATATGTTAACCCCTGATTTTATGATTTCTGGTTATGAGTAAAGCCGAAGATCTTCTACTAACATTGAATAAGATGGAAAGCATGGGAGGCGAGCCATCCAGTCCGGATACGGAGCTTGATGACGGCATTGCGGTTGAGGAATCGAAGCCGGATCTGGCACCGCCGCCGCTGTACAAAGTAGTGATGCTGGATGATGACTTTACGCCGATGGAATTTGTAGTAGACGTGTTGCAGTTGTTCTTTGGCATGAATAGAGAGCAGGCCACGCAGATTATGTTGACGGTACATACCCAGGGAAGAGCCAGTTGTGGCACCTTTACCAAGGATGTTGCGGAAACTAAGGTGGCGCAGATAATTAAGTTTGCAAGGGAGAATCAACATCCCTTGATGTGTGAAGTGGAAAGGTTTCAATAGACCGGTTTGTCCACGGGTCGTTGTCGATATTCTGAGGATGAAGGTGTAAAGAGATGTTAAGCAAAGATCTGGAAGTCACATTAAATCTGGCATTCAGAGACGCTCGTACCAAGCGTCATGAGTACATGACTGTTGAACACCTGCTGCTGGCATTGCTGGATAATGAAGCCGCATCAACAGTTCTGAAAGCCTGCGGAACCGATCTGGACGAGCTTCGTTCAGATTTGGCCAACTTTGTGGATGAAACCACACCACTGATTCCCTCTAGCGACAGCGATCGCGAAACCCAGCCTACGCTTGGTTTTCAGCGCGTGTTGCAGCGGGCCGTATTCCACGTGCAGTCTTCCGGCAAGAAGGAGGTCACCGGTGCTAACGTGTTGGTGGCAATCTTCAGTGAGCAGGAAAGCCAAGCTGTGTATTTCCTCAAAAAGCAAAGTGTCGCCCGTATTGATGTGGTGAACTACATCGCTCACGGGATCTCCAAGGTGTCTGATGAAACTCACAACCTGGAAGATCACAGTCACGATGTGCATGAGGATGACCAGGTTTCAGAAGGCGCCGGTAAATCGCCACTGGAGGCCTACGCCAGCAACTTGAATGAACAGGCTATGGCAGGGCGAATCGATCCTCTGGTGGGGCGCGATGAGGAGGTCGAGCGCACAGTTCAGATTCTGTGTCGTCGCCGCAAAAATAACCCTCTGTTAGTCGGTGAACCCGGTGTCGGTAAAACGGCAATTGCCGAAGGCCTTGCCAAGCGTATTGTCGACAAAGAAGTGCCCGACGCTATCGATGATTGCGTAGTGTTTTCGCTGGATCTCGGTGCGTTGCTGGCTGGTACCAAATACCGTGGTGATTTTGAGAAGCGCTTCAAAGCCTTGCTGGCCGAGTTGCAGAAGAAGTCTAACGCCATCCTGTTTATCGATGAGATTCATACCATCATTGGTGCAGGCGCTGCGTCTGGCGGTGTGATGGATGCTTCGAATCTGTTGAAGCCGATGCTGGCTTCCGGTGACATTAAGTGTATTGGTTCCACAACATTCCAGGAATACCGCGGCATCTTTGAGAAAGATCGGGCGTTGGCTCGACGCTTCCAGAAGATTGATGTAGTGGAGCCAAGCGTTGAAGATACTTTTGAAATTTTGAAAGGTCTTAAGTCGCGCTTCGAAGAGCATCATGATATCAAGTACTCTAACAAAGCGCTGAAAGCGGCTTGTGAGTTATCGGCCCGCTATATTAACGATCGGCACTTGCCTGACAAAGCCATTGACGTCATTGATGAGGTCGGTGCTTATCAGCGTTTGTTGCCACCCAGCAAGCGTAAGAAGGTAATCTCGGTTGCCGATGTAGAAGCGATTGTGTCCAAGATTGCGCGCATTCCTCCAAAAACGGTTTCTGCCAACGACAAAGAGCTGTTGTCGAATCTTGAGCGCGATCTGAAGATGGTGGTGTTTGGGCAGAATGATGCAATTGATGCGCTCTCAAGTGCGATCAAACTGGCTCGGGCTGGTTTGAGTCATCCCGATCGTCCGATTGGATCCTTCCTGTTTGCCGGCCCTACTGGGGTAGGTAAAACTGAGGTTACCAAGCAGTTGGCGAAAGTCATGGGTATGGAGCTTATCCGCTTCGATATGTCTGAGTACATGGAGCGTCACACGGTGTCACGTTTGATTGGTGCGCCTCCGGGGTATGTAGGTTTTGATCAGGGCGGCCTGTTGACTGAAGCCGTCACTAAATCGCCCCATGCGGTGCTGCTGCTGGATGAGATTGAGAAGGCTCACCCAGAGGTGTTTAACCTGTTGCTGCAAGTGATGGATCACGGCACCCTGACTGACAATAACGGCCGCAAGGCGGATTTCCGCAACGTTATCCTGGTTATGACCACCAACGCCGGTGCAGAGTCGGTTGCTAGAGCCTCTATCGGCTTCACGCAGCAGGATCATACTACTGACGGAATGGAAGCCATCAAGCGCATGTTTACACCTGAGTTCCGCAACCGTTTGGATTCCGTTATTCAGTTCCACAACCTGGATATGGAAATCATCAAGGGAGTGGTGGACAAGTTCCTTACAGAGCTTCAGGCCCAGCTGGATGATAAGCGTGTTATGTTGGATGTGGATGACGCTGCGCGTAATTGGCTGGCAGAGAAAGGCTACGACAAGGATATGGGTGCCCGCCCGATGAATCGTTTGATTCAGGAGAAGCTGAAACGTCCGCTGGCAGAGAAGATTCTGTTTGGCGAGCTATCAGAGAATGGCGGTACCGTTCATATTTCCGAAGAAGACGGCGAGCTGATATTCGATACAGAGCCTGCCTGATAAATTTAAGCACAATCACAAACGACAAAAACGAGCCTACTGGGCTCGTTTTTGTTTTGAATGCTTTTTAGCTGAAGCTTATCAGCGTACGCGGTAAGTGATGCGGCCCTTCGACAAATCGTAAGGTGTCATCTCTACTTTCACGCGATCACCGGTGAGTATGCGAATGTAGTTTTTGCGCATCTTTCCGGAAATGTGGGCCGTTACAACGTGCCCGTTGTCCAGTTCCACACGGAACATGGTGTTGGGAAGGGTATCAGTAATGGTACCTTCCATTTCAATGGAATCTTCTTTCGACATCCAGTGATATCCTCTCAGTGCATGGGTAATGCAGTCGGTTTTTGGGCAGTCGAGCTGCCAACGAGGCGTGAATTTTGCCGTAAAAGCAGGCATTTATCAAAGCTAAAGTGGCTTTATTGTGGCTTAGGGAATATTCAGCGGCGTAGGCGGGGTTTAAAATGCTCGAGGTTTTGATTATAACTGTTTGAAAATATTGGATTTAATGAAATATTTCATTAAAGAGAAACCGACACCCAGTGGTTGTTAACATACATCTCAAGCGGGCGATATTCGGTTTTATACTTCATTTTTTGGCAGTCTTTTATCCAGTATCCAAGATAAAGTGCGGGTAAACCCATTCTTTTGGTTTCTTCGATCTGCCACAAAACCGCCATTACCCCCAGGCTGCGTTTTGAGCTTTCGGTGCAGTAATAGGTGTATACCGCAGAGAGGCCATTTTCCATGATGTCGCTGACCGCTACCGCCAGCAGCTTGCCTTGGGGGTCGCGAAACTCGAAAAAACAGGTCTTGCCCCAATCGCTGAGCAAAAAGGATTCATACTGCTCCGGGGTGGGGGGGTACATGTCGCCATCACGATGTTTGGCCTCGATGTAGCGCGCATAGAGTTCGTAGTGCTCATCATTGAATTCTGCAGGCACTTGTTTAATGGAGAGGTCGCTGTTTCGATTCCAGATGCGTTTGTGCTTGCGAGACAGGTGATAGTGCTCCACTGGGATGCGCACCGGTATGCAGGCAGAACATTGACGGCAGTGAGGTCGGTACAGGTAGTTGCCGCTGCGTCTGAACCCAACTTCGGACAGTTCGCTGTAAAGGTTGTGATCAAGGTTGGCTTTCGGATCGGCAAACAGGGTGATAGCGTCATTGCGAGGCAAATAACTGCATTGATGTAATGGAGTAACAAAAAATTTTACTGCTGCGAGATCCGTCATATGCCTAATCGCAAAAGCCTTAAAAATCTTATGGTTAAGTGGCCGGTAGGCACTCATACTAGTGCATTAATACAGTATTAAACGAATTACCGGATGTTTCCAGTGTCGCTAGACACAATGTTGCCAGTTCAGTGACCATTTTGGCTGAACGGTGGTGCGCAAATCATCAATTACAGGAACATGTTGCTGCAGCATGGCTTTGAACTGGTGGCGGGGGATGTTGGTAGAACCGAGGCTAACCAGATGAGGGTTTTCAACCTGGCAGTCAATAAGCTGAAAGCCCCAGCACTTGAGTTGGTTTACGAGGTGAACGAACGCCACTTTGGAGGCGTCTGTTTGGCGACTGAACATGGATTCGCCGAAGAATATTTTGCCCAGCGCAATGCCGTAAACGCCCCCCACCAAATGATCTCCCTCCCAGGACTCCACAGAGTGGGCGTAGCCAAGCTCATGCAGGTGAATGTAGGCGTCAATCATTTCAGCAGTGATCCAGGTGCCGTCGCTGTATTGCCTGGGCTCTGAGCAGGCCTGAATAACCTCGGGAAACGCTGCATCCATGGTGACGTGATAGCGCTGTTTGCGCAGGGTTTTGTTCAAGCTGCGGGAGATGTGCAGTTGATCGGGGAACAATACCGCTCGGGGGCTGGGGGACCACCAAAGTATGGGTTGGTCGGCGTCGAACCAGGGAAATATGCCCTTTGAATAAGCATCAACAAGACGCTCAGGGGTTAAATCTCCACCGGCGGCCAGCAGACCGTTGGGATCACCCAGTGCGTGCTCGATAGGGGGGAAGTCCTGGGTATGAAAGCCCAGGACAGGGATCTTGATCACAGGCAGCGGTTAACTGTTTTCATCCAGAAACTTTTCGGCGTCCAGCGCCGCCATGCAGCCGAATCCGGCAGAGGTGATGGCTTGGCGATAAACGTGATCGGTGACGTCTCCTGCGGCAAATACGCCTTCCACGTTGGTGGCGGTGGCATTGCCTTCGATGCCGCTTTTGATCTTCAGGTAGCCGTTTTCCATATCCAACTGGCCTTCGAAAATGCCGGTGTTGGGGGTGTGGCCGATGGCGATGAATACGCCCTGCAGATCGATGTCTTTGGTCTCGCCGCTGTCGACATGCTTGATGCGCATACCGGTAACGCCCATGTCGTCGCCCAGAACTTCATCGAGGACATAGTTGAGCTCAAGAGTGACGTTGCCGTTGGCAGCGCGATCCAGCAGGCGATCCCGCAGTATTTTCTCGGAGCGGAAGGTCTCGCGGCGGTGAACCACGACCACTTCTTTGGCAATGTTGGCCAGGTACAGGGCTTCTTCTACGGCGGTATTGCCGCCGCCAATGACGGCGACTTTCTGGTTACGATAGAAAAATCCGTCGCAAGTGGCACAGGCGCTTACGCCCTTGCCCTTGAAAGCTTCTTCGGAATCGAGGCCCAAATAGCGGGCAGAGGCACCGGTGGCGATAATCAGGG containing:
- the moaD gene encoding molybdopterin converting factor subunit 1, with product MIKVLFFARVRDQVGCAELDIELPAGVSDVAGFTATVKAMGAAFEQALSEPNVLIAVNQEMANSQMTVEDGDEIAYFPPVTGG
- the moaC gene encoding cyclic pyranopterin monophosphate synthase MoaC, whose amino-acid sequence is MTDLTHLDAQGRANMVDVTDKDITSREATAEALVRMQAETLNLITEGKHKKGDVFAVARIAGIQAAKKTSDLIPLCHPLMLSSVKVELTPLLDQNAVLITAVCKLAGRTGVEMEALTAVSVAALTLYDMCKAVDKGMVVEQIRLIEKLGGKSGHWQAEKEST
- the clpS gene encoding ATP-dependent Clp protease adapter ClpS translates to MESMGGEPSSPDTELDDGIAVEESKPDLAPPPLYKVVMLDDDFTPMEFVVDVLQLFFGMNREQATQIMLTVHTQGRASCGTFTKDVAETKVAQIIKFARENQHPLMCEVERFQ
- a CDS encoding cold-shock protein encodes the protein MATGKVKWFNNAKGYGFIRPDTGGEDLFVHYSYICMDGYRSLKAGQQVTYDEREAPKGLHAVNIAIIGIDQDSTSEQETYADDPVGATELHHTIHAEAV
- the infA gene encoding translation initiation factor IF-1; translated protein: MSKEDSIEMEGTITDTLPNTMFRVELDNGHVVTAHISGKMRKNYIRILTGDRVKVEMTPYDLSKGRITYRVR
- a CDS encoding pseudouridine synthase, with the translated sequence MYKPTLSSNRIILLNKPFQVLCQFSPHEGKTTLAEYIQQPSIYPAGRLDYDSEGLLLLTGDGQLQHRLTDPKHKLPKTYWAQVEGEVSEQALAQLRHGVMLKDGKTRAALAERISEPSVLWQRNPPIRRRVNIPTSWIQLTISEGRNRQVRRMTAAVGYPTLRLVRAAIGPWSIGSLQPGESCIETVPENLLKAASKTTSNKPAKSRKAAPESSKQQKPRHQRSRAR
- a CDS encoding arginyltransferase; protein product: MTDLAAVKFFVTPLHQCSYLPRNDAITLFADPKANLDHNLYSELSEVGFRRSGNYLYRPHCRQCSACIPVRIPVEHYHLSRKHKRIWNRNSDLSIKQVPAEFNDEHYELYARYIEAKHRDGDMYPPTPEQYESFLLSDWGKTCFFEFRDPQGKLLAVAVSDIMENGLSAVYTYYCTESSKRSLGVMAVLWQIEETKRMGLPALYLGYWIKDCQKMKYKTEYRPLEMYVNNHWVSVSL
- the clpA gene encoding ATP-dependent Clp protease ATP-binding subunit ClpA, encoding MLSKDLEVTLNLAFRDARTKRHEYMTVEHLLLALLDNEAASTVLKACGTDLDELRSDLANFVDETTPLIPSSDSDRETQPTLGFQRVLQRAVFHVQSSGKKEVTGANVLVAIFSEQESQAVYFLKKQSVARIDVVNYIAHGISKVSDETHNLEDHSHDVHEDDQVSEGAGKSPLEAYASNLNEQAMAGRIDPLVGRDEEVERTVQILCRRRKNNPLLVGEPGVGKTAIAEGLAKRIVDKEVPDAIDDCVVFSLDLGALLAGTKYRGDFEKRFKALLAELQKKSNAILFIDEIHTIIGAGAASGGVMDASNLLKPMLASGDIKCIGSTTFQEYRGIFEKDRALARRFQKIDVVEPSVEDTFEILKGLKSRFEEHHDIKYSNKALKAACELSARYINDRHLPDKAIDVIDEVGAYQRLLPPSKRKKVISVADVEAIVSKIARIPPKTVSANDKELLSNLERDLKMVVFGQNDAIDALSSAIKLARAGLSHPDRPIGSFLFAGPTGVGKTEVTKQLAKVMGMELIRFDMSEYMERHTVSRLIGAPPGYVGFDQGGLLTEAVTKSPHAVLLLDEIEKAHPEVFNLLLQVMDHGTLTDNNGRKADFRNVILVMTTNAGAESVARASIGFTQQDHTTDGMEAIKRMFTPEFRNRLDSVIQFHNLDMEIIKGVVDKFLTELQAQLDDKRVMLDVDDAARNWLAEKGYDKDMGARPMNRLIQEKLKRPLAEKILFGELSENGGTVHISEEDGELIFDTEPA
- the aat gene encoding leucyl/phenylalanyl-tRNA--protein transferase, which translates into the protein MPVLGFHTQDFPPIEHALGDPNGLLAAGGDLTPERLVDAYSKGIFPWFDADQPILWWSPSPRAVLFPDQLHISRSLNKTLRKQRYHVTMDAAFPEVIQACSEPRQYSDGTWITAEMIDAYIHLHELGYAHSVESWEGDHLVGGVYGIALGKIFFGESMFSRQTDASKVAFVHLVNQLKCWGFQLIDCQVENPHLVSLGSTNIPRHQFKAMLQQHVPVIDDLRTTVQPKWSLNWQHCV
- the trxB gene encoding thioredoxin-disulfide reductase, with the translated sequence MSETKHCRLLILGSGPAGYTAAVYAARANLNPVIVTGIQPGGQLTTTTEVDNWPGDQDGVQGPELMERMKQHAERFETEILFDHINKTDLSKRPFTLYGDSATYTCDALIIATGASARYLGLDSEEAFKGKGVSACATCDGFFYRNQKVAVIGGGNTAVEEALYLANIAKEVVVVHRRETFRSEKILRDRLLDRAANGNVTLELNYVLDEVLGDDMGVTGMRIKHVDSGETKDIDLQGVFIAIGHTPNTGIFEGQLDMENGYLKIKSGIEGNATATNVEGVFAAGDVTDHVYRQAITSAGFGCMAALDAEKFLDENS
- the icd gene encoding NADP-dependent isocitrate dehydrogenase; protein product: MGYQKIRVPADGDKITVNADLSLNVPNHPIIPYIEGDGIGVDITPVMLKVTDAAIEKAYGNKRSIAWMEVYCGEKSTKVYGPDDWMPEETFEALREYIVGIKGPLTTPVGGGIRSLNVALRQELDLYVCQRPVRWFRGVPSPVHCPEKTNMVIFRENSEDIYAGIEWKADSEQAKKVIRFLQEEMGVTKIRFPEGCGIGIKPVSKEGSQRLVRKAIQYAIDNDETSVTLVHKGNIMKYTEGAFKDWGYELAVERFGAEPLDGGPWHTFKNPKTGRDIIVKDVIADAFLQQILMRPDEYSVIATLNLNGDYISDALAAEVGGIGIAPGANIGGSVAVFEATHGTAPKYAGQDKVNPGSLILSAEMMLRHMGWTEAADLIINGMQGAIEAKTVTYDFERLMPDATLLRCSEFGDAIISHMED
- the moaE gene encoding molybdopterin synthase catalytic subunit MoaE, producing the protein METHVHGSVDTLINIRVEPQGFDVGAEYNLLRERSENSGAIVLFTGLVRDFNADGAIDGIILEHYPAMTQKTLQTIVQRALSKWQLDAVTIIHRVGKLLNHDQIVLVGVSARHREAAFDGASFIMDFLKTEAPFWKKEVTPQGDAQWVDAKVSDQRARERW